A portion of the Bifidobacterium bifidum ATCC 29521 = JCM 1255 = DSM 20456 genome contains these proteins:
- the ettA gene encoding energy-dependent translational throttle protein EttA gives MAEFVYQMIKARKAYGDRVILDDVTLSFLPGAKIGVVGPNGMGKSTLLKIMAGLETVSNGEAYITPGFTVGILQQEPPLDDTKTVGENIKMAFGPIAEKVARFNAIGEEMANPDADFDALMDEMGKLQTEIDAANGWDLDSQLEQAMDALQCPDMDTPVSVCSGGERRRVALCKLLLEAPDLLLLDEPTNHLDAESILWLEQFLHQYKGAVIAVTHDRYFMDNVAEWICEVDRGHLYPYKGNYSTYLETKAKRLEIQGAKDAKLAKRLKNELEWVRSSPKARQAKNKARLERYDQMENEARNNKKLDFSEIQIPAGPRLGSVVLEAEHLHKAFGDRVLIDDLSFTLPRNGIVGVIGPNGVGKSTLFKTIVGLEPLTSGELKIGDTVKISYVDQNREGLDPNKNLWEAVSGGLDFIEVAGVEVPTRAYVASFGFKGSDQQKLTGVLSGGERNRLNLALTLKQGGNLLLLDEPTNDLDVETLESLENALLGFPGCAVVISHDRWFLDRIATHILAWEGDDENPAKWYWFEGNFQAYQENRVARLGEDAARPHRLHKKLTRV, from the coding sequence ATGGCAGAATTCGTATATCAGATGATCAAGGCTCGCAAGGCGTACGGCGACCGTGTGATCCTCGACGACGTGACCCTGAGCTTCCTGCCGGGCGCGAAGATCGGCGTGGTCGGCCCGAACGGCATGGGCAAGTCGACGCTGCTGAAGATCATGGCCGGACTGGAGACCGTCAGCAATGGCGAGGCCTACATCACACCGGGCTTCACGGTCGGCATCCTTCAGCAGGAGCCGCCGCTGGACGACACCAAGACCGTGGGCGAGAACATCAAGATGGCGTTCGGCCCGATCGCCGAGAAGGTCGCGCGTTTCAACGCCATCGGCGAGGAGATGGCCAACCCGGACGCCGATTTCGACGCGCTGATGGACGAGATGGGCAAGCTGCAGACCGAGATCGACGCGGCCAACGGCTGGGATCTCGACTCACAGCTCGAACAGGCCATGGACGCGCTGCAGTGCCCCGACATGGACACCCCGGTCTCCGTGTGCTCTGGTGGCGAGCGTCGCCGTGTGGCATTGTGCAAGCTGCTGCTCGAAGCCCCCGACCTGCTGCTGCTCGACGAGCCCACCAACCACCTCGACGCTGAGTCGATTCTGTGGCTGGAGCAGTTCCTGCACCAGTACAAGGGCGCCGTCATCGCCGTCACCCACGACCGTTACTTCATGGACAACGTGGCCGAATGGATCTGCGAGGTCGACCGCGGCCACCTGTACCCGTACAAGGGCAACTACTCCACGTACCTGGAGACGAAGGCGAAGCGTCTGGAGATCCAAGGCGCCAAGGACGCCAAACTCGCCAAGCGCCTCAAGAACGAGCTCGAATGGGTGCGCAGCTCGCCCAAGGCCCGTCAGGCCAAGAACAAGGCGCGTCTGGAGCGTTACGACCAGATGGAGAACGAGGCGCGCAACAACAAGAAGCTCGACTTCTCCGAGATCCAGATTCCGGCCGGCCCGCGTCTGGGCTCCGTGGTGCTGGAGGCCGAGCACCTGCACAAGGCTTTCGGCGACCGCGTGCTCATCGACGACCTGTCCTTCACGCTGCCGCGCAACGGCATCGTCGGCGTGATAGGTCCGAACGGCGTCGGCAAGTCCACACTGTTCAAGACCATCGTCGGTCTGGAGCCGCTGACATCCGGCGAGCTGAAGATCGGCGACACCGTGAAGATCAGCTATGTCGACCAGAACCGTGAAGGCCTCGACCCGAACAAGAACCTGTGGGAGGCTGTCTCCGGCGGACTCGACTTCATCGAGGTGGCCGGCGTCGAAGTGCCGACCCGCGCCTATGTGGCGAGCTTCGGATTCAAGGGCTCCGACCAGCAGAAGCTGACCGGCGTACTCTCCGGCGGTGAGCGCAACCGACTGAACCTGGCCCTGACCCTGAAGCAGGGCGGTAACCTGCTGCTGCTCGACGAGCCCACCAACGATCTGGACGTCGAGACGCTGGAATCCCTTGAAAACGCGCTGCTCGGCTTCCCCGGCTGCGCCGTGGTCATCTCCCACGATCGTTGGTTCCTCGACCGCATCGCCACGCACATCCTGGCGTGGGAGGGCGATGACGAGAACCCAGCCAAGTGGTACTGGTTCGAAGGCAACTTCCAGGCCTACCAGGAGAATCGTGTCGCCCGCCTCGGCGAGGACGCAGCGCGCCCGCACCGCCTGCACAAGAAGCTGACCCGCGTGTGA
- a CDS encoding DUF4825 domain-containing protein, translating into MRTVNKKTMTIVGVLAVVVVLFCAAFQIASENQANAEYAREQDDALTHDVTPIAQLGPISLGDNNGVRELFGALPLHSVDRKYEIDAEHESLTINYLEVVGDIGVDDVWRDLIYNSVVSMASIPNLSDITYNFVGDGYSFTREEIEDVFGKRLPDLLASSGEWQTEVRSRLASQKFCQQFYA; encoded by the coding sequence ATGAGAACGGTGAACAAGAAAACCATGACCATCGTCGGCGTGCTCGCGGTTGTCGTCGTTCTGTTCTGTGCCGCGTTTCAGATTGCCTCGGAGAACCAGGCGAACGCGGAATATGCGCGGGAGCAGGATGACGCCCTGACGCATGACGTCACACCGATCGCGCAGCTTGGTCCCATCTCCCTGGGCGACAATAACGGCGTTCGCGAGCTTTTCGGCGCGCTGCCTCTGCATAGTGTGGACAGGAAATACGAGATCGACGCGGAGCATGAGTCTCTGACGATCAACTACCTTGAAGTGGTTGGGGATATCGGGGTCGATGACGTGTGGCGGGACCTGATCTACAACTCGGTCGTGTCCATGGCATCCATCCCCAACCTGTCGGACATCACCTACAACTTCGTCGGCGACGGCTACTCCTTCACGCGCGAGGAAATCGAAGACGTGTTCGGAAAACGATTGCCGGACCTGCTCGCGTCGTCCGGGGAATGGCAGACCGAGGTTCGGTCCCGATTGGCATCTCAGAAATTCTGCCAGCAGTTCTACGCATAG
- a CDS encoding lacto-N-biosidase encodes MEKSSNRRFGVRTVAAIVAGLMVGGMCTAMTASAADDSAAGYSATAPVNLTRPATVPSMDGWTDGTGAWTLGEGTRVVSSDALAARAQSLASELTKFTDVDIKAATGSATGKDISLTLDASKKAELGDEGFKLNIGSKGLEVIGATDIGVFYGTRSVSQMLRQGQLTLPAGTVATKPKYKERGATLCACQINISTDWIDRFLSDMADLRLNYVLLEMKLKPEEDNTKKAATWSYYTRDDVKKFVKKANNYGIDVIPEINSPGHMNVWLENYPEYQLADNSGRKDPNKLDISNPEAVKFYKTLIDEYDGVFTTKYWHMGADEYMIGTSFDNYSKLKTFAEKQYGAGATPNDAFTGFINDIDKYVKAKGKQLRIWNDGIVNTKNVSLNKDIVIEYWYGAGRKPQELVQDGYTLMNATQALYWSRSAQVYKVNAARLYNNNWNVGTFDGGRQIDKNYDKLTGAKVSIWPDSSIYQTENEVEKEIFDGMRFISQMTWSDSRPWATWNDMKADIDKIGYPLDIREYDYTPVDAGIYDIPQLKSISKGPWELITTPDGYYQMKDTVSGKCLALFTGSKHLDVVTQVGATPELRNCADVSVGQDQRDTANERNTQKWQIRADKDGKYTISPALTQQRLAIATGNEQNIDLETHRPAAGTVAQFPADLVSDNALFTLTGHMGMSATVDSKTVNPASPSKITVKVRAASNANTGDVTVTPVVPEGWEIKPGSVSLKSIPAGKAAIAYFNVVNTTGTGDVTVQFKLTNTKTGEELGTTSVALTGSLTKDVEASDYAASSQETTGEHAPVGNAFDKNANTFWHSKYSNPSANLPHWLAFKASPGEGNKIAAITHLYRQDKLNGPAKNVAVYVVAASDANSVADVTNWGEPVATAEFPYTKELQTIALPNTIPSGDVYVKFQINDAWGLTETSAGVTWAAVAELAATAKATPVELTEPEQPKDNPEVTETPEATGVTVSGDGVANGALSLKKGTTAQLTAKVAPDDADQAVTWASSDDKVVTVDKTGKVTAVAKGVAKVTATTANGKSASVTVTVTEDSEVPGPTGPTEPTKPGTEKPTTKPNDGKLSATGADTAVLATIAALFALAGGAVVTVRRRSVR; translated from the coding sequence ATGGAGAAAAGCTCCAATAGACGTTTCGGTGTGCGTACCGTTGCGGCCATTGTAGCCGGCCTGATGGTCGGTGGCATGTGCACCGCGATGACGGCCAGCGCCGCCGACGATAGTGCAGCCGGGTACAGTGCCACGGCTCCCGTGAATCTCACCCGCCCGGCCACCGTCCCGAGCATGGACGGCTGGACCGACGGCACCGGCGCATGGACGCTGGGTGAAGGCACCCGCGTCGTGTCGAGCGATGCACTGGCCGCGCGTGCGCAGAGCCTGGCATCCGAGCTGACCAAGTTCACCGACGTGGACATCAAGGCCGCGACCGGTTCAGCGACGGGCAAAGACATCTCGCTCACGTTGGATGCATCGAAGAAGGCCGAACTGGGTGATGAGGGATTCAAGCTGAACATCGGCTCGAAGGGCCTTGAGGTCATCGGCGCGACCGACATCGGCGTGTTCTACGGCACCCGTTCCGTCTCGCAGATGCTTCGCCAGGGCCAGCTGACCCTGCCCGCCGGCACGGTCGCCACGAAGCCGAAGTACAAGGAGCGCGGCGCTACGCTGTGCGCCTGCCAGATCAACATCTCCACTGACTGGATCGACCGTTTCCTGTCGGACATGGCCGACCTGCGCCTCAACTACGTGCTGCTGGAGATGAAGCTCAAGCCGGAAGAGGACAACACCAAGAAGGCCGCCACATGGTCGTACTACACGCGCGACGACGTCAAGAAGTTCGTCAAGAAGGCGAATAACTACGGCATCGACGTGATTCCGGAGATTAACTCCCCGGGCCACATGAACGTCTGGCTGGAGAACTACCCGGAGTACCAGCTTGCCGACAACTCAGGCCGGAAGGATCCCAACAAGCTCGACATCTCCAACCCGGAGGCCGTGAAGTTCTACAAGACGCTGATTGACGAATACGACGGCGTATTCACCACGAAATACTGGCACATGGGCGCCGACGAGTACATGATCGGCACCAGCTTCGACAACTACAGCAAGTTGAAGACGTTCGCCGAAAAGCAGTACGGAGCCGGCGCGACACCGAATGATGCGTTCACCGGCTTCATCAATGACATAGATAAATACGTCAAGGCCAAGGGCAAGCAGCTGCGCATCTGGAACGACGGCATCGTCAACACCAAGAACGTCTCCCTGAACAAGGACATCGTCATCGAATACTGGTATGGTGCCGGCCGCAAGCCGCAGGAGCTCGTCCAGGACGGATACACGTTGATGAACGCGACCCAGGCCCTGTACTGGTCCCGTTCGGCGCAAGTGTACAAGGTCAACGCCGCAAGACTGTACAACAACAACTGGAACGTCGGAACCTTTGACGGCGGACGACAGATCGACAAGAACTACGACAAACTGACCGGTGCGAAGGTGTCCATCTGGCCCGACAGCTCGATCTACCAGACCGAGAACGAGGTCGAGAAGGAGATCTTCGACGGCATGCGCTTCATCTCACAGATGACCTGGTCCGATTCCCGCCCGTGGGCGACGTGGAACGATATGAAGGCGGACATCGACAAGATCGGCTACCCGCTGGACATCCGCGAATACGACTACACCCCGGTCGATGCCGGCATCTACGACATCCCCCAGTTGAAGTCGATCTCCAAAGGTCCGTGGGAGCTCATCACCACGCCTGACGGCTACTACCAGATGAAGGATACAGTGTCCGGAAAGTGTCTTGCGCTCTTCACCGGAAGCAAGCATCTCGATGTCGTCACCCAGGTCGGCGCGACGCCGGAACTGCGCAACTGCGCCGACGTGTCCGTCGGTCAGGATCAGCGCGACACCGCCAATGAGCGTAACACGCAGAAGTGGCAGATCCGCGCCGACAAGGATGGCAAGTACACCATCTCCCCGGCGCTGACGCAGCAGCGTCTCGCCATCGCCACCGGCAACGAGCAGAACATCGATCTGGAGACCCATCGTCCCGCCGCTGGCACCGTCGCTCAGTTCCCGGCTGACCTGGTCAGCGACAACGCGCTGTTCACGCTCACCGGCCACATGGGCATGTCCGCCACCGTGGACTCCAAGACCGTGAACCCGGCCTCCCCGTCCAAGATCACCGTCAAGGTGAGGGCCGCATCCAACGCGAACACCGGTGACGTCACCGTCACCCCGGTCGTGCCGGAAGGCTGGGAGATCAAGCCCGGAAGCGTCAGCCTCAAGTCGATTCCGGCCGGCAAGGCCGCCATCGCCTACTTCAACGTGGTCAACACCACTGGGACGGGCGACGTCACCGTGCAGTTCAAGCTCACCAACACCAAGACCGGTGAAGAGCTCGGCACCACCAGCGTGGCGCTGACCGGCAGCCTGACCAAGGACGTGGAAGCAAGCGACTACGCGGCGAGCTCTCAGGAGACCACCGGCGAGCATGCTCCCGTGGGCAACGCCTTCGACAAGAACGCAAACACGTTCTGGCACAGCAAGTACTCCAACCCCAGCGCCAATCTTCCGCACTGGCTGGCGTTCAAGGCGTCGCCCGGCGAGGGCAACAAGATTGCGGCCATCACCCACCTGTACCGTCAGGACAAGCTGAACGGCCCGGCCAAGAACGTCGCAGTGTACGTGGTGGCGGCCAGCGACGCCAACAGCGTTGCCGATGTCACCAACTGGGGTGAACCCGTCGCCACGGCTGAGTTCCCGTACACCAAGGAACTGCAGACCATCGCGCTGCCGAATACCATTCCGTCCGGTGACGTGTACGTCAAGTTCCAGATCAACGACGCATGGGGCCTCACCGAAACCAGCGCAGGCGTCACCTGGGCGGCTGTCGCCGAGCTGGCTGCGACGGCCAAGGCCACTCCGGTCGAGCTCACCGAGCCCGAGCAGCCGAAGGACAACCCCGAGGTGACGGAGACTCCGGAGGCTACGGGTGTGACCGTTTCTGGCGATGGTGTTGCCAATGGCGCGCTGTCGCTGAAGAAGGGCACCACCGCGCAGCTGACCGCGAAGGTCGCGCCGGATGACGCGGACCAGGCGGTGACGTGGGCCTCCAGCGATGACAAGGTCGTGACGGTCGACAAGACCGGCAAGGTGACCGCCGTCGCGAAGGGCGTGGCGAAGGTGACCGCGACCACGGCGAACGGCAAGTCCGCCTCTGTGACCGTCACCGTCACCGAGGACTCTGAGGTGCCCGGCCCGACTGGCCCGACCGAGCCGACCAAACCGGGCACGGAGAAGCCGACCACGAAGCCGAACGACGGCAAGCTCAGCGCCACCGGCGCCGACACGGCGGTGCTCGCCACCATCGCGGCTCTGTTCGCGCTGGCCGGCGGTGCGGTTGTCACGGTTCGTCGCCGCAGCGTCCGCTGA
- a CDS encoding response regulator transcription factor, with translation MFGPRPTSILADSYLYSGRNDPGYDAFRDRVERLPNHLRATFDLLIQALPNKTIAKRLGLSEATVRSYISEIFAALGYTNRGELTITAIKAGY, from the coding sequence GTGTTCGGACCGCGCCCGACCAGTATTCTCGCCGACAGCTATCTATACTCCGGAAGAAACGACCCCGGATACGACGCCTTCCGCGACCGAGTGGAGCGTCTCCCGAACCACCTGCGCGCCACGTTCGACCTGCTCATCCAGGCGCTGCCGAACAAGACCATCGCCAAACGGCTCGGCCTGAGCGAGGCCACCGTGCGCTCCTACATATCCGAGATCTTCGCCGCACTCGGATACACCAACCGCGGCGAACTCACCATCACCGCCATCAAGGCCGGATACTGA
- a CDS encoding response regulator, with protein sequence MVGDIPLSVGAVVVGFAVRKFMDGAERSRRELGVALLDVDMPVLDGPATAKEMAGLYPSVAVMMLTVFEHEESLAKSLALNVRGFLTKDIPSA encoded by the coding sequence ATGGTCGGTGACATCCCGCTGTCCGTGGGCGCGGTCGTCGTCGGCTTCGCGGTCAGGAAGTTCATGGACGGGGCCGAACGGTCCCGGCGGGAACTGGGCGTGGCTTTGCTGGACGTGGACATGCCCGTCCTCGACGGGCCGGCGACCGCGAAGGAGATGGCCGGGCTCTACCCGTCGGTCGCGGTGATGATGCTCACCGTGTTCGAACACGAGGAATCGCTCGCCAAATCACTGGCCTTGAACGTGCGCGGATTCCTGACCAAGGACATCCCCTCCGCATAA